From the Anaeromyxobacter dehalogenans 2CP-1 genome, the window TCGACCGCGTCGTAGAAGTTGCCGAGCTGGTCCACCAGCCCGGCCTCCTTCGCCTGCGCGCCGGTGAGCACGCGGCCGTCGGCGATGGCGCGCACCTTCGCCTCGTCGAGCTTGCGCCCCTCGGCCACCGCCTTCACGAACTGGCCCAGCGTGTTCTCGACCAGCCCCTGCCAGTAGGCGCGGTCCTCCGGCGTCATGTCGCGGAACGGGTTGCCGGCGTCCTTCAGCTTGCCGGTCTTCACCGTCTCGACCTTCACCCCCAGCTTCTCGGCGAGATCCTTCACGTTCGGGAACTGGCTGATGACGCCGATCGAGCCGGTGAGCGTGCCGGGGTTCGCGACGATCTTCGGGCAGGCCACCGACACGTACAGGCCGCCCGAGGCGGCCAGGTTGCCCATCGAGCAGACCACGACCTTCTTCTGCGCGAGGCGCTTCACCTCGTCGTGGATCTCCTGGCTGGCGCCCACCGAGCCGCCGGGAGAGTCCACCCGGATCACCACCGCCTTGAGATCGCCGTCCTCGGCGAACCGGCGGATGCGCTTCAGGATGTCCTCGGTCTCGTCGCGCTCGCCGCCGCCGATGGTGCCCTTCACGT encodes:
- the sppA gene encoding signal peptide peptidase SppA; translated protein: MNPSDPNEPLPTTPVGPQEPQPGATGPGSPARPEPPRWGAPPPPPPSWGPPPGPPPPPASWGAPPPGMPPQPPPRRDRLALGIVAFIFGGLFLVFFGFLLLAFGAVRGESPRLGSGPRVGVIDVKGTIGGGERDETEDILKRIRRFAEDGDLKAVVIRVDSPGGSVGASQEIHDEVKRLAQKKVVVCSMGNLAASGGLYVSVACPKIVANPGTLTGSIGVISQFPNVKDLAEKLGVKVETVKTGKLKDAGNPFRDMTPEDRAYWQGLVENTLGQFVKAVAEGRKLDEAKVRAIADGRVLTGAQAKEAGLVDQLGNFYDAVELAKQEAKLSGEAVLVYPPDEHGRFLEQLMGGAAGAVADAVATRVAQGAADARQPGVYFLAR